The DNA region TTTCAAAGATGACGGTAGTAGCAACAAAGCACCTCTATTTTCTAGAGAATATTTTGACTTCTGTAAAATCCGCATGAAAGCATatttagaagcacaaggagatGGTATATGGGAAACCATTGAAAATGGTCCGCAAAATCCTATTGGTGTGGTCAATGGTGTTGGCACTCCGAAGGTTAAAAGTTCATATGATGAAGACGATAAGAAAAGAATACTTAATGAAAATAAAGCTATCAATATTATTCAAAGTGCATTAagtatggatgagttcttctaCATATCTTAATATAAATCATcaaaagaaatatgggacacTTTGGTGGAGACTCACGAAGGAACTGCTGAAGTTAAAAGATCCAGATTAAACACATTGAGTCAAGAATATGAAATGTTCAAAATGCAGCCAAGAGAATCCATTGTTGCATTACAGAAAAGATTTGTTCACTTGACGAATCATTTAATTTCTCTCGGAAAGACCTTTATAAATGATGATCTCAATCTTAAAGTGCTAAGATCCTTGACTAGAGAATGGCAACCAAAAGTAACGGCCATATCGGAGAAGAAAAATCTTTCTACTATGACGTTCACATCATTATTCGGAAAACTCCAAGAACATGAACTTGAACATGGAAGACTTGAAAAGAATGAAAGTCAAGAGAAGAAATCCAAAGGAATTTCTTTAAAGGTAGATTCAAAGGAAGATAAAGATGATGGCACACCGGAGGAAGATGAAAATATCATACTCCTTAttaaaaggcttggtaagttttttggtaaaaatgacaaatcctgttatgcaaaaagaaataaaCATTTTAGAAAAAGGGAGGCTTCCACATCTACGCAAGATGTCACATGctatgaatgtggaaagcaaggtcaTATAAAGTTGGATTGTCTGAAACTCTCCAAGAAAGGTGGCTTTAAAGGAAAGAAGGAATTCAAGAATAAAAAGGCATATGTTGCATGAGAAGATAATGAGATAAGTTTTTCATCCGGATTGGAAAGTGACGAATGTGCAAATTTAGCATTAATGGCTTCACATCAttctgacgatgaagaagatgaggttagTAATGACTTTTCGCTTTATGATAGTGATGCACAAGGTTCTATAAGTGAACTTCTTAAAGAATGCAAAATTCtgtataaaactatatcatctcaaaagaaactAATTTCATCTCTAGAAGAAAAAGTCGGGAAAAAGATGTCGATGATGAAAAATAAATGATGATTAGTGAAAAACAGAATTTTGTATGTAAAAATTGTGAATCACTTTCCTTCCAAGTTGTCCAATTAAAAAGGGTTCTTTAAAGGTATGAGAAAGGACAAATTGGGTTGGAAGGTGTCCTTAGCCAACAAAGATATTCCAATGACAAAAGTGTACTTGGTTATTCAAAGTTTTCCAAACCAAGTTCTagtaaaactatctttgttaaaGCTAATGACCAACCATCCAAAGAGAAAGTGAACAAGTCAAAAGATGTTCATCACTATCCTAAAAGGAAAAGATTTTCTAAAAAGaaatcttatgttcctagataCATAAGGAATTTTGAACCTACTTATTTTTATTATGGAATAGTTGGCCATACTCATAATGTATgctatgttagaaactttagCATAGCCAGTGAGCATTACGTATGGGTAAAGAAAGGCACTAATAATGAAGGACCAAAAGCAgtttgggtacctaacaaaatGTAATTTTGTTTTGTATGTATGCTTGAAAATCACATCAAACCTTTGGTATCTTGATAGTGGTTGTTCCAAGTATATGACGGGAGACattaacaaattttcaaatctagcattaaaggccaagggttatgtcaCACGTGGTGATACCAACAAACAGAGAATTCTTGGTATAGGAAAAATTGGAGCACCACCTTTCATATCCATTGAAGATGTTCtttatgtcgaaggactaaagcacaatcttctaagcattggccaactttgtgacaaaggcttcaaaatcaagttcaccaaggatgaatgcttgattgaagatgaagtctcacgtgaggtaaaactcaaaggtacGAGATTTAATAATAGATttatgatttcccttgatgatgtTTCTCTGAAGGTAAAATGTCTTATGGAAAACAATAATGAGTCTTGGCTTTGGCATAAAAGATTCACTCATATTCACATGGAACATTTGAATAAACTAATAAAGCATGATCTTGTTATTGGATTTCCTAAGATAAAGTTTGTCAAAGATAGATTATGTGATGTATGTCAAAAGGGAAAGtaaaccaaatcaactttcacatcaaagaatgtggtgtccactacaaggacactacaattgttgcatatggacttatttgctccatcaagaacaagaagtttCAGAGGTAATGTgtatgctttagttattgttgatgatttctctagatacacTTGGACATTCTTCTTAGTGCATAAAAGTGATGCATTCGAGGCGTTCAAGAAAtatgcaaagcaaattcaaaatgagaaacCTCTAACTATTTcctccataagaagcgaccagggtggagaattccaaaatgtCTCCTTCAACAAGTTTTGTGAATAACATGGAATATTTCATGATTTCTAGgcaccaaggactcctcaacaaaatggaatggtggagagaaagaataggccacttgtggaacttgcaagaacattgcttagcgactcaaatcttccaaagtatttttgggcggatgcggtaaGCACGACATGCTATGTAAGTAATAGAATTATTATTAGACCTATCTTGAAAAAGACCAAttatgaactcttcaaaggaaggaaaccaaacatctCTTACTTTCATATATTTGGATGCAAATGCTTTGTCTTAAACAATGAAaaagacaaccttggtaagtttgATGAAAAGTCagatgaaggtatttttcttgggTATTCTCTctctagtaaagcatatagaatttaTAATAAATGAACTTTAACTATTGAAGAATCTATGCATGTTTCTTTAAATGAAACTAACCATTCCAAGGAGGATGTTGTTttgtgtgatgatgatgataatgtaGATGTTCCTCAAGAAGATACTTTGAAAGGCATCAATGATAATCAAATGGAACATCATGAAAAACCAATTCAACAAGAGTCAGATGCTAATGACAATGATCTACTTAAGGAATGAAGAAATCATCGGGATCATCCAATTGATAAAGTCATTGGTAATATTAGTCAAGGCATTGCAACAAGATTAAATCTCAAATATGCATGCTTAAATATGGCGTTTGTTTCACAAATTGAACCCTCCAAAGTCGATGAAGCTTTAGGTGACTACTAATGGATAACTGTtatgcaagaagagttaaacCAATTCCAAAGGAATCAAGTTTTGGAACTTGTCCCTAGGCCAAGTGGTAAACACATCATAGGTAccagatgggtgtttaagaaTAAGATTGACGAGAATGGTTAGTGGCCCAAGGATACAATCGAGAGGAAGGCATTGATTTTGAAGAAACGTTTGCTCCGGTTGCAAGGTGAGAAGTTATCagtttattacttgcttatgcatgttcattaaatttttagttattccaaatggatgtcaagagtgcacTCTTGAATGGCTACATCAGTGAAGAAGTCTATGTCCAACAACCcccgggctttgaagacttcaTGAATCCTTCATATGTTTTCAAGTTGAGGAAAGATATTTATGGCCtaaagcaagcaccaagagcatGGTATGATCGTCTCAGCAACTTTCTTTATGAAAAGGGATTTGAAAAAGGTAAAGTTGACAAGACCttgtttattaagaaaataaaaggtaacactttattggttcaagtctaTGTTGACGACATCATATTCGGCTCAAAAACAAAGAAatgtgtgaagaattttcattAATGATGCAAGGAtaattcgagatgtccatgatgggaaaGATGGACTATTTTCTTGGACTCCAAATTAAGCAACTAAAGGATGGCATCtttatcaaccaatcaaagtacTGCAAAAAGTTGCTGAAAAGTTTCGACATGGATAGTTTCAAGGAAATGTCTATTCCAATGGGATCCGGAtcttatgttgatcaagatgaatcagGTGTTTCGATTGATATCAAaaagtatcgaggtatgattggttccttACTTTATTTGACGGAAAGTCGTCCTGATATAATGTTCAGTGTATATCTTTTTGTGTGTTTTCAAGCCAATCCAAAGGAATCGCATCTCACAGCTGTTAAAAGGATCATGAAATATCTCAAAGGAACAATAAATGTCGGcctatggtatcctaaaggtagtatTTGCAATTTAGTTGGTTATTCTAACGCTGATTATGCGGGAAGTAGAACTGATAGAAAGAGCACTACTGGTACATATCACATTCTTAGAAACGCATTGGTATCATGGGCTTGCAAGAAACAAGCATGTGTTGCCCTTAGCATTGccgaagcagaatacatagcagcAGGTAGCTGTTGTGCTCAAATACTTTGGATTAAGCAATAACTTCGTGACTACGGACTCGATCTTGGATGCATTCCTCTATgttgtgacaacacaagtgcgataaacattacaaagaatccggtcatgcactcaagaaccaaacatattgacattcGGCATCATTTTCTTCGTGATCACGTGCTTCAAGGAGATGTCGAAGTCACATTTATGGATACTCGTAATTAACTCGCCAACATCTTCACAAAACCATTGGCACGAGAACCGTTTTACAAAATTTGAAGGGAACTTGGGATTTTAGATGATTGTGACATTTTATTCTTCAAAAACTAATCAATTCAAATACAAAGGTACACTTTCTTCTTAcccaatatatatatatatatatatatatatatatatatatatatatatatatatatatatatataatatatatatatatatatatatatatatatatatatatatatatatatatatatatatatatatatatatatatatatatatatatatatatatatatatatatatatatatatatatatatatatatatatatatatatatatatgtgtgtgtgtgtgtgtgtgtgtctgtgtgtgtaTGTTTCCTTACAATGTTTGTATTATTTGTTTGCTTCATATAAAGTTGCCAAATGATATGTTAGATCATGTGTAATTGTTGCCTTTTTAAAATTCAttgttgtaagaccccaattttgaccctaagatccctcgtggcatcataacatttcatttgcataacctcaaggatcataagcatcttggttccttttaCCTTTAGatgggacttcttgtgagtggtttgagatcaccaagcatacttgaattttatatcattgcttttctcattttttctCATTTGCTaaccaaaagaacaaaaatatgtcactaacttttcttgtttgtagcttgagcaatcacaaggtctaaaagcttctagaagatcctatgtgcattgatatggtcaagaggagatagaagcaagcatggcaatggttcccaaagctctcatccatcgaatatgcctccctagcttctcaattcatcattttgatcaaagaaaatcaaagggtttgaggtttgttcctcaaggaaaccctaattcatctgatcatccacaatgccttgctcatgaagcaacctcagcccatggtcaaacACAATCAAGGAGAGTTCTATAATTCATCATTTCAagcatatttgagcttatttaagtgtcctcaatcaacaattcatcaagatatgagttgtggacttgagaagttgatcagtcaattcatctgactattttgaaatgcactaagacctaacgttttatgtgttggtcaaatggagatgatcccaaaagaaaaaatgttcttaaggacaatatgaacaactttcctgttcatcaaaaatttatttgaagcttggaagatcatcatccatctcaatacattataggtcattttgactaaaaccctaattttaggtcaacttcccaagaacataactcattcgttttttatgattttgaggtgggatcaaatgaattggaaatcttaagatgtataattcaaattttatgtttaacaaaatttcaaaatctcaaaagaaatacatgtgataatgcaaaacattataggtcatttgaACCAAATtcattgaaaggcaaaaaagtccaacttcaagtgcccataacttcttcatcaaaaatccaaatgatgcaaaatttaagtccattttgatttttttgaaaatatatacaacttttatgttagaggtgttttcatttgaggcttgcatcatcaaaacagaagggcttgaagttggttcaatttgacaaaattctcaaaggcatgttttgcactatgaacttcatggcctattttcataaatttccacacttcaaatgagtgttttctcaacataacatttgttccttatgtcaagacctttccaaccattacccatatgcttatgtttggattttctaattggcattttcgaagagatgaagttttaggcacaattatggaattcatgttgaagcttcatgcacaagcaaataccattcaaaatgcacgtccatttcacttcagAATGAGCTCAGCTTGCATTTTCACTTCCTTGCATCACCTTGtgctataaatacatgccatgcttcattcatttatcatccctgaatcaatctgaaatgctgcagaaatcatTCCAAACCATATTCTAAACGAATTTTGCTTTTTCACTTgaaattttcagatccaattctcaacttccttggttgattattggactctaattccttagccttgcctCATTTCCATCTCCAGAACAAACTGCAAGCAAGTGTGTTGAAAGATCGTGCTCCACAAATTTGCATTTAAAAGGTTGATGTTCAAACTTATTTGCTTTGAAACTCTTCATTTATAGCTTGTTTCTTGTGTCATTttgcttggctgaagtcctctcaatggaggcaaCTTGTTGATGCTTTTAATTTTACAAATCCATgaagtttcagttgaacaccacatttttcaacttctgatttctcttaccatggagatctagaatgaaaatggatggtataggggtgatgtgcatcaccccagctttccaatgatatgaggatcgctcaTTTTCATCAAGTTTTTAGAACCTGCAACTCTGGCCAGAATCTccatgctcgccggagaagacggtggtgtacaccaccgtccgtttgccagtttgaatcccagccgttgatgatgatttccagattgaatcatggcacttggatcttatgactttttttaattccacatgttactcagttgactaaggcctaccatgagcgcgcgcatgtggagcgtctgatcaacCACGTCAActaatgaggcttgatcagacgcctctccttttttctgattttcttaatttccattttattttctttaattccattttatttcaaaaattcataactctctcatttttaatccaaaaaatatgggaccaattgcattatttctctttttaattctagtttctaaaaatgatttttaattttttttatttcatcatttgatattttttgtgaaatctctcttttctggtcatttttaattcattttaaatagtttttgatattcaaaaaaaacaaaaatactttctcaacttatttgaatgatgatggatctataaaaaatattctcatcaatttattaattgatttgagatttatttgagattttagttcaattaggttatttttattcatttttaattgattaaaaatagtttctgacttttaaaaatgctgaaaaattttgtcaaactttgtttgaccttgttgaacttgggataaatcacttggacctttcaaggttgatttgaagtgattttgaagtttgacctttctttattattttaattcaagtttattttgaatattaaaaaatgccaaaaatgttttgttcatttcttgacttccaatcttcatctcacttctgtttttgattgtttgaccatgatcctcaatgtcattggtcaacacatgttgattggtacattccatttcacttaatgcacattctttccattttcattatccattattcatctgcttcttcttcttctttcttttttgatcaatgagttaaaggttgataagttagcattgattagggaggcttaatcttccttgattcaaatctaattcatcttgatcaattgatcaaatgaatggctttgcattaaggataggttgcttcctaaatcatgcaaaggacttaaaccaatacaagatcaattctcttcttctttttggcatggcaagttgttggaacttggttcactaatcaagacttcttacttgtgttgtttgcctacattattattgaccggcctcagatagtttttacttctacataagtccaattacgattgcttaacatagcgctaaatttgccttatggcacactaactactaacattaaccattaaccattaacatttactttttgcactttacttttatgcaatttactattcttgtacatattattcatttgctttttttttttgctcacttgagcacatgtttatgttaatgccatttgccttttgctcacttgagcatataattgtgtatataccattgtctttgttgttttgttttgattgttgttgaccaaatgcaaagaaatggacaaatagacttagactttaggactttccctatgtaaatttggagtcaaagagcaactaggcattggacctttagaatgcttaatgttgaaagatgaccttgaaaggaccaacttctaaactcttcttgtccattctttgtttgtttttgctagaatcttttaatgtgtgtgttcttgtgctagggattccaacttgatccaaattgaggaaccatttccatgggcttctaagagagagggacccaagatacattgaggagctttccaagagttcatttgactGTTGATTGATTGAGTTTATGCCTATGTGAtttcttattccaaaggatgggagctacttggatcatcaacatgatctcaagagaggaactccatttgtggttttgcttcttgtcccttacctcttgtatgtttaggactttagccattcttcttcttctctccactctaacccaaaccaaaacttttgtgcaaaca from Lathyrus oleraceus cultivar Zhongwan6 chromosome 1, CAAS_Psat_ZW6_1.0, whole genome shotgun sequence includes:
- the LOC127095867 gene encoding secreted RxLR effector protein 161-like yields the protein MSMMGKMDYFLGLQIKQLKDGIFINQSKYCKKLLKSFDMDSFKEMSIPMGSGSYVDQDESGVSIDIKKYRANPKESHLTAVKRIMKYLKGTINVGLWYPKGSICNLVGYSNADYAGSRTDRKSTTGTYHILRNALVSWACKKQACVALSIAEAEYIAAGSCCAQILWIKQ